From Corvus hawaiiensis isolate bCorHaw1 chromosome 13, bCorHaw1.pri.cur, whole genome shotgun sequence, one genomic window encodes:
- the ADAMTS7 gene encoding A disintegrin and metalloproteinase with thrombospondin motifs 7, whose amino-acid sequence MAALPALRPLLPLVPVAAALALAAGGGAAGTDPPPPRSGSDIVHPIKVDESGSFLSYDLSHRALHRRSPASRSKLPAFYELQYKGQPLKFNLSLNRHLLAPGFVSERRFGGIAGAKIQPHSYNSCHMIGEVRSRALQGGLAALSTCDGLKGVFQLMNEDYFIEPVSSSPREEGAAQPHRIYKRQVPKDRAEQGRRPPAPRESCGVRESQESLERSERRRERWEQKQHRRRRIKQRSISREKWVETLVVADTKMVEFHGSDNIEKYVLTVMNMVAGLFHHASIGNPINIAIVRLILLEHEEEDLKISHHADNTLKSFCKWQKSINVKGDSHPLHHDVAVLLTRKDICAAMNRPCETLGLSHVAGMCQPHRSCNINEDTGLPLAFTVAHELGHSFGIQHDGSSNDCEPVGKRPFIMSPQLLYDTSPLTWSRCSREYITRFLDRGWGLCLDDPPAREVLDFPLVPPGVLYDVGHQCRLQYGPYSTFCDDMDSVCNTLWCTVGNTCHSKLDAAVDGTACGESKWCFNGECVPVGYRPEAIDGGWSSWSSWASCSRSCGAGVQSAERHCSHPTPKYRGRYCLGERKRFRICNVKRCPPDKPSFRQVQCSHFNPMLYKGKLYKWTPVPNNINPCELHCRPEHEYFAEKLRDAVVDGTPCYDSDASRDVCINGICKNVGCDYEIDSHAVEDRCGVCHGDGSTCHTVHKTFEDSEGLGYVDIGIIPVGAREIQIEEVAEAGNFLALRSEDPEKYFLNGGWTIQWNGDYRVAGTTFTYKRTGNWENLTSPGPTVEPVWIQLLFQETNPGVRYQYTIQRPADSENEIEQPEFLWRFGSWTTCTATCGTGVQRQVVHCVERLAGLVEERFCDALTRPDDQQRTCSEEPCPARWWVGEWQKCSATCGRAGLMKRTVLCIQSVGLDEQRALQPADCQHLAKPDATAPCHPEVPCPSQWAVGNWSECSVTCGNGTQRRPVHCSNSTGAACDPAERPSPERVCSLPQCQKKWDGGNADWSGSGSSSREIFNEIHYIPSNHIAKFNPLIPNIPESNDVNVITEEDFSARKGNVFVDDFYYDYNFINFHEDLSYYPFTEKETKGEEPKPELSTDDMEGPLELPTEALLTTDLEGESEGTSEENTSAPVDEQETEPGDLATNDLLSVVPEDVGSVTPRHTTPGFLGEEGEDTVLVPHSEHHPPTQSSVSRNSAKSHGHLPWDEPHQAVPTRTSPGQDAPVHGLAPWDPHPADPVPTGWGSADVDVSHGPGAVGSGGDGLVSTEGYGMAGSAGRSHEDSREMGLAITRDINGAAPQPTGQHGWAGMPEGMLDTQAGGQSHGMEKVDLSLPTPQAPGWEVAGSAGSPHPAVSPPPVGADVAPVGQGGHQLELHSPTAPSSTPSVATTAPPVSLSPAMPGPATQLTSSGLTQQDALAPAMPTAPAHGPPAHTAEIPLEWGTEGVSQLPDPALPHTKLTSHGTPLSVTAPKEPSPWAPPGTSASSDGGHELSQPTPLPPPLWEKRLEEEEALLPPSTTAAATAKPSWEVGNWSECSATCGVGAVWRPVRCSSGSDSGCAAADRPVPARRCSLRPCSAWRVGNWSKCSRRCGRGTKVRDVHCIDTRDQRLLRPFHCQAVLSQPPAQLPCQSVPCLDWYTSSWRECSEPCGGGEQARLVTCPEPGRCEETLRPNSTRPCNTQPCTTWVVGSWGQCSAPCGGGIQRRQVKCIDTRTGVAEEDSSLCDHEPWPESTQKCNPQDCDSSEPGVPCERDRLTFAFCQTLRLLGRCHLPTVHVQCCRSCRQHGLLAGPGRDRGDERLSRR is encoded by the exons ATGGCGGCCCTGCCCGCGCTGCGCCCGCTCCTGCCCCTCGTCCCCGTCGCCGCCGCGCTGGCGCTGGCCGCGGGCGGGGGCGCCGCGGGGACAG AtccgcccccgccgcgctccggCAGCGACATCGTCCATCCCATCAAAGTCGACGAGAGCGGATCCTTCCTGTCCTATGACTTGTCCCACCGGGCCCTTCACCGGAGGTCTCCTGCCTCCAGGAGCAAGCTTCCTGCGTTCTATGAGCTGCAATACAAAGGGCAACCCCTGAAATTCAACCTGAGCCTGAACAGGCACCTCCTGGCTCCAGGGTTTGTCAGCGAGAGGCGTTTCGGGGGCATCGCCGGCGCCAAGATCCAGCCTCACTCCTACAACTCCTGCCATATGATCGGGGAGGTCCGGAGCCGGGCGCTGCAGGGAGGCCTGGCTGCCCTCAGCACCTGCGATGGCCTG AAAGGTGTGTTTCAGCTCATGAATGAGGACTATTTCATCGAGCCCGTGTCCAGCAGCCCTcgggaggagggagcagcacagccccacaggaTCTACAAGCGCCAGGTGCCCAAggacagggctgagcagggcaggagacCCCCGGCTCCACGGGAATCCTGCGGTGTGCGAG AATCTCAGGAAAGCCTGGAGAGGTCTGAGAGGCGCAGGGAAAGGTgggagcagaagcagcacaggaggagaaggatCAAGCAGCGCTCCATCAGCAGGGAGAAGTGGGTGGAGACGCTGGTGGTGGCAGACACCAAGATGGTGGAGTTCCACGGCAGTGACAACATCGAGAAGTACGTGCTGACCGTCATGAACATG GTGGCGGGGCTGTTCCACCACGCCAGCATCGGGAACCCCATCAACATCGCCATAGTGCGGCTCATCCTGCTGGAGCACGAGGAG GAGGACCTGAAGATCTCCCACCACGCAGACAACACCTTGAAAAGCTTCTGCAAGTGGCAGAAGAGCATCAACGTGAAGGGAGACTCCCATCCCCTGCACCACGACGTCGCCGTCCTGCTCACCAG GAAGGACATCTGTGCTGCCATGAACAGGCCCTGTGAGACCCTGGGGCTGTCCCACGTGGCCGGGATGTGCCAACCCCACCGGAGCTGCAACATCAACGAGGACACAGGGCTGCCCCTCGCCTTCACCGTGGCCCACGAGCTCGGACACAG TTTTGGGATTCAGCATGATGGAAGCAGCAATGACTGTGAGCCAGTTGGGAAAAGACCTTTCATCATGTCTCCACAGCTCCTGTATGACACGTCCCCACTCACCTGGTCCCGCTGCAGCCGCGAGTACATCACACGCTTCCTCGA ccggggctgggggctgtgcctggATGACCCCCCAGCCCGGGAGGTGCTGGACTTCCCCCTGGTGCCCCCGGGTGTCCTGTATGATGTGGGCCACCAGTGCCGGCTGCAGTACGGCCCCTACTCCACCTTCTGCGACGACATGGAC AGCGTCTGCAACACGCTGTGGTGCACGGTGGGGAACACGTGTCATTCCAAGCTGGACGCGGCTGTGGACGGCACAGCGTGTGGGGAGAGCAAG TGGTGCTTCAATGGCGAGTGCGTTCCCGTGGGATACCGGCCCGAGGCCATCGACGGCggctggagctcctggagctcctgggccTCCTGTTCCCGCAGCTGTGGTGCAGGAGTGCAGAGTGCTGAGAGGCACTGCAGCCACCCCAC gccGAAGTACAGGGGCCGGTACTGCCTGGGGGAGCGGAAGCGGTTCCGGATCTGCAACGTGAAGCGCTGTCCCCCGGACAAGCCCTCCTTCCGCCAGGTCCAGTGCAGCCACTTCAACCCCATGCTCTACAAAGGGAAGCTCTACAAGTGGACGCCGGTGCCCAACAACA TTAACCCCTGCGAGCTGCACTGCCGGCCAGAGCACGAGTACTTTGCGGAGAAGCTGCGGGACGCGGTGGTGGACGGGACGCCCTGCTACGACAGCGACGCCAGCCGCGACGTCTGCATCAACGGCATCTGCAAG AACGTGGGCTGTGACTACGAGATCGACTCGCACGCGGTGGAGGATCGGTGTGGGGTCTGCCACGGGGATGGCTCCACCTGCCACACCGTCCACAAGACCTTCGAGGACAGCGAGGGGCTGG GTTATGTTGACATCGGGATTATCCCCGTGGGAGCCCGGGAGATCCAGATTGAAGAAGTGGCAGAAGCTGGGAATTTCCTGGCGCTGCGGAGCGAGGACCCGGAGAAGTATTTCCTGAACGGCGGCTGGACCATCCAGTGGAACGGGGACTACAGGGTGGCAGGGACCACCTTCACCTACAAGAGGACGGGGAACTGGGAGAACCTCACCTCCCCAGGGCCCACCGTGGAGCCTGTGTGGATCCAG ctgCTGTTCCAGGAGACCAACCCTGGAGTAAGGTACCAGTACACGATCCAGCGCCCGGCTGACAGCGAGAACGAGATTGAGCAGCCCGAGTTCCTCTGGCGCTTTGGCTCCTGGACCACCTGCACGGCCACCTGTGGGACAG GGGTGCAGCGGCAGGTCGTGCACTGCGTGGAGAGGCTGGCGGGCCTGGTGGAGGAGCGGTTCTGCGACGCGCTCACCCGCCCCGATGACCAGCAGCGCACCTGCAGCGAGGAGCCCTGCCCGGCCAG GTGGTGGGTGGGGGAGTGGCAGAAGTGCTCAGCCACGTGCGGCCGGGCAGGGCTGATGAAGAGGACGGTGCTATGCATCCAGAGTGTGGGGCTGGACGAGCAGAGGGCCCTGCAGCCAGCGGACTGCCAGCACCTCGCCAAGCCGGATGCCACCGCACCCTGTCACCCAGAGgtcccctgtccctcccagTGGGCTGTGGGGAACTGGTCCGAG tgctccgTGACCTGTGGAAACGGGACCCAGAGACGCCCTGTCCACTGCAGCAACAGCACCGGGGCTGCGTGTGACCCTGCGGAGAGACCCAGCCCTGAAAGGGTTTGCTCCTTGCCACAGTGCCAGAAGAAATGGGATGGTGGCAATGCGGACTGGTCTGGCAGCGGCTCCTCCAGCAGGGAGATATTTAATGAAATCCATTACATCCCCAGCAACCACATTGCTAAATTTAACCCCTTAATCCCAAACATCCCGGAGTCCAATGATGTCAATGTCATCACCGAGGAGGACTTCTCAGCCAGGAAGGGAAATGTCTTTGTTGATGATTTTTACTACGATTATAACTTTATCAACTTCCATGAGGATCTGTCTTACTATCCCTTCACGGAGAAGGAGACCAAAGGTGAGGAGCCAAAGCCAGAGCTGAGCACTGATGACATGGAGGGgcccctggagctgcccacTGAGGCCCTGCTCACCACCGACCTGGAAGGAGAGAGCGAGGGCACCAGTGAGGAAAACACTTCAGCTCCTGTGGATGAGCAAGAGACAGAGCCTGGGGATTTAGCCACGAATGACCTCCTGAGTGTGGTCCCTGAGGATGTGGGATCAGTCACTCCCAGACACACCACCCCTGGCTTTTTgggtgaggagggggaggaTACAGTGCTTGTGCCCCACTCTGAGCATCACCCACCCACCCAGAGCTCCGTGAGCCGCAACTCTGCAAAAAGCCACGGCCACCTGCCCTGGGATGAACCCCACCAAGCTGTGCCCACCAGGACCAGCCCTGGGCAGGATGCCCCAGTCCATGGCCTCGCTCCCTGGGATCCCCACCCAGCTGATCCAGTGCCCAcgggctggggcagtgctgaTGTGGATGTGTCCCATGGGCCGGGAGCGGTGGGCAGCGGCGGCGATGGCCTTGTGAGCACAGAGGGATATGGCATGGCTGGGTCTGCAGGGAGAAGCCACGAGGACTCCAGGGAAATGGGTCTGGCCATCACCAGAGACATTAATGGTGCAGCTCCCCAGCCCACGGGGCAGCACGGGTGGGCAGGAATGCCAGAGGGGATGTTGGACACGCAGGCAGGTGGGCAATCCCATGGGATGGAGAAAGTAGATCTCTCCTTGCCCACTCCACAGGCCCCGGGCTGGGAGGTGGCAGGGAGTGCTGGCAGCCCCCATCCTGCTGTGAGTCCCCCTCCTGTGGGTGCTGATGTGGCCCCcgtggggcagggagggcaccAGCTAGAgctccacagccccacagccccctcctCAACCCCCTCAGTGGCCACAACAGCCCCTCCAGTGTCCTTGTCCCCTGCCATGCCCGGGCCAGCCACCCAGCTCACCTCCAGTGGCCTCACCCAGCAGGATGCCCTGGCCCCAGCCAtgcccacagccccagctcatGGCCCACCTGCCCACACAGCAGAGATCCCCCTGGAATGGGGGACAGAGGGGGTGTCCCAGCTGCCGGATCCAGCATTGCCCCACACCAAGCTGACCTCCCATGGGACCCCACTCAGCGTCACTGCACCAAAGGAACCCTCACCGTGGGCACCCCCAGGGACATCTGCCTCCAGTGACGGGGGACACGAGTTGTCCCAGCCCACCCCTTTGCCCCCCCCactctgggagaagaggctggaggaggaggaggctctGCTTCCACCATCGACCACCgcagcagccactgccaagCCCAGCTGGGAGGTCGGGAACTGGAGTGAG TGCTCGGCCACGTGTGGTGTGGGCGCGGTGTGGAGGCCCGTGCGCTGCAGCAGCGGCAGTGACAGTGGCTGTGCCGCGGCCGACAGGCCCGTCCCTGCCCGGAGGTGCTCCCTGAGACCCTGCTCAGCCTGGCGTGTGGGCAACTGGAGCAAG tgctccagGAGATGCGGCAGGGGCACAAAGGTTCGGGATGTTCACTGCATTGACACCAGAGACCAGCGGCTGCTGCGGCCCTTCCACTGCCAGGCCGTGCTCTCCCAGCCCCCGGCACAGCTGCCGTGCCAGAGCGTGCCGTGTCTGGACTGGTACACGTCCTCCTGGAGAGAG TGCTCGGAGCCGTGTGGCGGCGGGGAGCAGGCGCGGCTGGTGACGTGCCCGGAGCCGGGGCGCTGCGAGGAGACGCTGCGGCCCAACAGCACCCGGCCCTGCaacacccagccctgcaccaccTGGGTGGTGGGGTCCTGGGGGCAG TGCTCGGCTCCCTGCGGAGGGGGCATCCAGCGGCGCCAGGTCAAGTGCATCGACACCAGGACGGGGGTGGCCGAGGAGGACAGCAGCCTGTGCGACCACGAGCCCTGGCCAGAGAGCACCCAGAAGTGCAACCCCCAGGACTGCGACAGCTCCGAGCCGG GTGTCCCCTGCGAGCGTGACCGCCTGACCTTCGCCTTCTGCCAGACGCTGCGGCTGCTGGGCAGGTGCCACCTGCCCACCGTCCACGTCCAGTGCTGCCGGAGCTGCCGCCAGCACGGGCTGCTGGCAGGGCCCGGCCGGGACCGCGGCGACGAGCGGCTCTCCCGGAGGTGA